TCCTGAATGTTTAATGAACACAAGACACGTCTTGTTGGATTTCAACAGATTTCGTACCACAGGGAATTACTTGTATCGATTTCTTGAAAATTACTAATCAATCACATCAATGAGTTTACTTGTGCGTGCAggcgtatgtgtctgtgtgcgtgtgtacgtgcgttgaatgtgtgtgagggtgtgtgcatgagttaatatgcacgtgtgtgtgtgtgtgtgtgtgtgtgcgtgacagtTGCCATGATCTTGAGCCGCACGTGTCTGAATCCTCCATTGTTTACCATGGGGCCAGAATGGGGGGGGATCTGAGCGGGGAATTATTCCACTGTAATTAGGAGGGCTAATTTAAATGTCATCATAAACGCCGGTTGTTACTGGTTACCTGTTGTTATGGTAACAGTTCCCTTCTGTGACTGGCAACGGAACCAGAGGTGCAGAGAGACCATGGATGCCAGACATACTGAGCTTCATTGTTTTCCAGGGcctccacctcacacacacacacacacacacacacacacgcatacatacagccatacacacttgtacacacatacacacacacacacacacacacacacacacgcatacatacagccatacacacttgtacacacatacacacacaaacgcacacacaggagACGATttcacattccattccattcccaGTCCTAAAGAATAAGGACAAACTGAGAAACCGTACTAACACTCACATTCAAAAAAGACGAACTGTTATGGGAAAAATGTCACCGTCCTTTCTGTGATGATGAAATTCAGAGCACACGATCACAGCAACGCCAATAGCCAATTACCTTCAGGAGCAGCCCAACTGACTGTTTACCATCTGATAACACTCTAAACCGAGCAAAATAAGCTACCGATCGGACCCCAAGGCATTATGGGAAGAACCAGATAAATTTAGTCTCTCATCTGGAGTGGAAGTGACCTTTTAAATGGCTCACGTGGGCTGAGTCTCGGGTGAGAGCCTTCCCAGCATCCCGCGGATTTGCCTGGCAGAGCCTTTCTTCCCTCTGCTCATTTGCGTGTTGCGTGTTGCCTTCAGGGAGCCCTGGCGTCTCCACGGTGACGCGCAGCTCAGCCTGCGtctgcgcacaaacacacagcaggcgCGACTGCGACGATTCGCTCTTCAGAACTACACCCGATCAagttgctgtgtgtctgtgtgccacgtagtgtgtggtgtggtgtgtgtgtgcatgatgtgtgtgtgtgctgtgtcgtgcgtgtggtgtgtgtgtgtgtgtgtgcatgtgtgcatggtgtgtgtgagcatgttgcgtgtgtgtggtcatgtgcttgtgtggttagtgtgtgtgtgtgagtgtgtgtgtgtgtgtgtgtgtgcgcaagcatgtgtgtgtgtggatgctgaTGCACTGGAAAACTGCCTCCTCACACTGCCTGAGTGGAGACCACCTGACAACTGAACCCGTAACCTGACAACGCAGAGCATCTCCACAGAGAATGAGCGCCCTGAATACAcgcacattacagcacagaaatCAGAGCCAGCACACAGGGCAGGGGCTGCGTGTCTGCAAGAGCCAATGGGAAGAAgggcttgttttgttcctgtccttGCAATGAGTTCAAGAGGGAAAATGCTACATGGCCTGGAGTTGACAGGTAATGAATTCTAAAGCTagtgcaaaaaacaaacaaacaaaaaaaaactccaactCCCATGAGCACTACAGTGAAAAACTGGACAATTCTGTGCCTCCTCGAATCACTAGAGTGGGCAAGGATGTGAACCATGACCCCACTGAATCACAGCGTATGCTTACTCAGATGAAACCCTCATTACTTCTGCCAAAGAAATAACTCAGAGTTGAATCATGGGAATAGGcttcctcacacacaaaaaccctgAAATGTCCAAAcgctgattttttcccccccaaaaactCCCACAACTCCCTCGACACACAATATTACGGCATAAGACGCTTATCGAGGCATTTGTTTATGCATATTCTTAACGAGAGACAAAAGACTTCTaacttgtgtatttatttgcatttaaatttttatgaatttacatCCATAATTCATGTTTCTGCGCTTATATAACATTATTTACATACTTAGAGGAAACTGGCACAGGGTAGAATAATGCAGTTACCACAGAAGCAGTAAATCTCCTATTCCCTCAGGAGACCTTATGAAGGTTAAAATCAGGGgtactgattgtgtgtgtgtgtgtgtgtgtgattatatgcacttgtatatacgtgtgtgggtgtttatACGTGCTACTGTGTGCCTGTTTACgtgctggggtgtgtgtttgtgtgtcaatgtgtgcctgtatatatgagtgggagcgtgtgtgtgtgtgtttgttgtgattACATAACGGCTGTGATAACGCGGCGGTTTTTTTATCCAAAGGGTCCGGGTGCTGTAGCGCCACGGCACAGGGCTACACCACCGCCAGCCACCCGCCCGGCCATCACTCCACTCCAACGGCTCAAGCAGGAAAGAGCCAATGCGGGAGCCTCTCTCGGTTGCTAGGACACAGGCAGCGGCGTAGCATCACAGCCTCTGAAGCGCCCAGAGTGTGAAACCTCCCCGCCTGCAGCTCTGCAGCATCCGGCCCTCTGCTTAAtgaccctcctcttcctcctcctcttcctctctctcctcctcctcctcctcctccccctcccctcccctcctcctcctcctcctcctcctcctcctcctcctccactgcaTGTGCACCTGACCCTTTCTGAGTTTCCTTTAAAGGATGCAACTACAAAAGCCTTCTGATGCGGGGACAGGGAAATCAATATTTTACCCCAAAAGGAAAGGGGGTGTgggcgggagcgggagcgggggtgtctatatgaatatttatttagattaGAATAAGAGTGACAGAACCGCCATTACAGCTTGTCATTAAAGCCCCCTGTCCCTGCTCGCCCACTCCTCCTTTTAGCAGTGCTACTGCccagaggttgcgggtttgactCCTAGGTGGGGGGACACTGCATTCTGCCCTTGgccaaagtaataaaaaaaattttcaaaagcAGAACTGTTCCACACGCCCAAGCTGCACAAGTGAGTGATTTGTTGATCTGAACTTACTTTGAAATGTGAACTGTGTGAATGACCCGGGAAGCAGGCATGTGAAACTCGGCACATAAACAATGTCATGTAACATGAATCTCAGGGAAGCATTTGCCTGTTGCAGTGCGTCTGACCTGTGTCCACTGTTCTGGGTGACACAGCCAATGGCACTGCGGAACCCGGGACACTCAACAGTTACGCTGCCAGCGCAGTCCTTCCCACAGTTAAGAAGCTTAAACAGTTCACCAGCGTCCCCTGTGCGCTTTGATTGTCTGGCCCACTGTACCCTAATCTGGGGTCTGACTGCAAAGGCACGCATTCAGACCAAACCGTTAGCAGTGAAAAGGCTGGGACTGAGAGGGAAGGACAACGCAGAGGCAGTGGGGCTTGTTTCAGTATCTTACACGTTTAGTGTGGGCTCACATGGGACTTCtatttttccctccctcttaaTTCAGACTCTCTTAAATACCTTTATTCTCCAAAGGCACTCAAAGGATGTTGAAGGATTCACAGAGAATACAGCACAGGGATAAAGATTACTCAGAAGCCCCCTTAGGCTTCTGAGCGCGGCACAACTGCTCTGTGATGAAGGCAACTATGACTGTCTTATCtgctaagtgtgtgtgtctgcctgtgtgcgtgtgtgcctgtgtgtatggtgtgcaTGCCCAGGCTTGCATATGCCTATTtatggggtttttaaaaggatttgTAGAGCTATATCAGAAAAGCATAAACCAATTGAAATAGGAGACCAAATTCCCACACTGAATCCCACCCACAAAAACAGGCAAATATAATGAGCTAATCAGCAATGACAATGTAAACGCGCTTTATAAAtcatatatttaacattaatcCAATCAAATGTACTTTCATAAAtgacaaatgtacagtacatgtaaatTCTCTCAAATGTTGCAAGTTATCCATGAAATGTAAAGTGTTGTTGTTCCTTGCTTTGAGGTGGTGTTACATTCTCCCACTttctttacaaaacattttgttaatttcagGGGCCACCGACCTTATCTTCTCATACACAACCTTTAAACAAATACAGCCGTAAATGCGTATCAATGTCGACACGACCGGTGCGCGTGCAGCGATCGGACATATCCAACAGcttcagccttttaaaaattattttactgtaaaatcgTCAAGGTGCTTTTCTTCGGGGTCATGTGTGTATTGTTTCCCCCTGAAAATAACGCCCAATTTGGCATAACAATCAAGTAAACCTTGAAGGCGCATCATTTTGTCTGGAAAGGTTTCCATCGTTAGAACTCGCAACAGGACAAGCAACGAAAAGCAGCAGAAGATGGGGAACGTTttcttgtttaaataaaaacggCCAAATTGCGTTAAATTGATGTGAAATGCAACGTTCTTCCACACATGTGAAcgcgtattcagagctaaaggTATCCTGTGGGAGGCGTAAAAACGCACGGACTCGGCTGACTTCACAAATGAgaccctccccctttctctctctcccccggtTCTAAATGACAGATTGCCTGACAccgaaaaacattttcaaaggaTTCCCTGACAGCGGTGGCGAAACAGCTCTTTTGACGTCAGGAACAATCATCCGGGTCCCCACACTCCGCTCTTATGGTATTATTTACTTTGCCAAGACCAGGGCGCTCGCGCTGGCTTAGTcgtttttttatacatacatatatgtattattataacgggggggaggagggtgtttTGGATTATATCCAGTTTAATCTGGGACTGATCTGTTGATCTGAAAAAAGCGCGTGGAGAGCAAGGGAATATTCTGGTGCGACTATCCAACTCTTTGCGGATGAATATTTAATGGATCCGGAATGGAGATAGCCTTGGTGAGTTTTGAGAACGGCGGGGCCAAAGGGACCGGCGGCAGCAACAACGACGCCTGCTCGAACGCGCTGAATCTCCCGCAGGCGCCCTTCGCACAAACCGGGCGCGGCGAGAGCTACGGAAATGAGCTGAACGCTCTCGGTAGCCTGCAACGGGGCTCGTGGAAAATAAACGACATGAACAACACCTTCAGCAGCAGCGAGAATGCCATGGACGCGCTACTGCGCGCGGATCACAGCCCCCATCTCTTTGACGAAGACATGCTGGACATGGATTTAGACAACGAGAGCAACGAGAGGGTGCTGATCAACATCGCCGGTTTGAGGTTCGAGACGCAGTTGGGGACCCTGAATCAGTTCCCGGACACTTTGTTGGGAGACCCCGACAAAAGGATCAAGTACTTCGATCCACTTCGCAACGAGTACTTCTTTGACCGCAACCGACCAAGTTTTGATGGAATACTTTATTTTTATCAGTCGGGTGGAAAAATCCGACGACCTGTCAATGTGTCCATCGACGTGTTCGCTGATGAAATTCGGTTCTACCAGCTCGGGGAGGAGGCGATGGAAAGGTTCAGAGAAGACGAGGGTTTTAttaaagatgaagaaaaacctTTGCCAGAGAATGAATTCCAAAAACAGGTATGGCTCATTTTCGAGTACCCCGAAAGCTCGAGCCCCGCCAGAGGAATCGCCATCGTCTCCGTGCTGGTCATTACCATATCAATCATCACTTTCTGCATGGAGACGCTTCCCGAGTTCAGAGACGAGAGAGAACTGCCAGCCACCAGCAGACTGGACAACACCACCGAAACTCGGCCGTCTCACACTTTCTCCGACCCCTTCTTCATCATAGAAACCACCTGCGTGATATGGTTCACCTTCGAGCTTACCGTGCGATTTTTCGCTTGCCCGAGCAAGTCCGAGTTCTCCAAAACCCTCATGAACATCATAGACATTATGGCCATAATGCCGTACTTTATAACGGTGGGCACGGAGCTGGCCGAGCAGCAGGGGCAGGGCAACAACAGCGGGCAGCAGGCCATGTCCCTGGCCATTCTGAGGGTGATTCGGCTGGTTCGTGTGTTCAGGATATTCAAACTGTCCCGACACTCGAAAGGACTGCAAATTCTGGGGCAAACTCTGAAGGCCAGCATGCGCGAGCTCGGACTCCTAATCTTCTTCTTGTTCATCGGGGTCATCTTGTTCTCGAGCGCCGTGTACTTCGCAGAGGCAGACGAGCCCGAGTCCCACTTCTCCAGCATCCCCGATGCCTTCTGGTGGGCCGTTGTAACCATGACAACTGTTGGTTATGGAGACATGAGACCTGTGACAGTTGGGGGCAAAATCGTCGGCTCGCTGTGCGCGATCGCGGGGGTTTTGACCATCGCTCTGCCGGTTCCAGTAATCGTGTCCAACTTCAATTACTTTTATCACAGAGAAACTGATCAAGATCAATCGTCTCTAAAAGAGGAGCCCGCCAATGAGAACGAGGGCCCCGGGGAGGAGCTAAAACGAAGCCGCAGCAAATCTTCCCTAAAGTCCACAGAGGatgtagaaaaaaatgatgGGGCAAACACGCCGGTCGAAAAAGCGAACATTAAAGCAAACAGCAACATGGATATCAAAAGGTCCCTCTATGCGCTTTGCTTAGACGCAAGGGAAACAGACTTATAGGCTATAGGCTTTAACGACCGTATTCCGTTGGTCGCTGACTACTTTGACGATTAATATGAATATACTCATACTtaacttcaataaatgtttttcagcaAGTGATCACATTTTTGTTGCAACAATGGCAAATTTAAGCCTGATACGCGTCCAAACCAACATACCGAGATTCGCCTAATTAATAAACGGCAATTAGGCCAGtctgcacaaacatacacagtatTTTCACACCTCAGGATCGCACTACAGTTGGGCCTAACGATAATTACAAACAATAATTAACCAGAAACACACCGCCGCGACGCGAAGGGAAAGGCGATAGTGATAGATTACAGTATGACCAGAAATAATTACTTGTGCGCTTAAATTTATCGTTGTGGGATTAGGGTGTTGGAAGTCAGGCAGAACTGTCATCGATCTGTCGAGCAGGCCTTAATTGAGTTGCAacgacaaacagaaaaacagcagtgtgtaaaataaataatttattttgtttttatatatataaaaataggaaaaatcGAATTGGTATTTTATGCTCAACGTTCTGTCGATGTTAATGTTCTGTTTGATATCGGATTTATTATTACATTCTTGAAGACGTGTATATATTTTCCTATATCATTTAGTCATCGATATAATCTATGTAGGGATTGAAAGAGCAACCCTGCTGGCGTAAACTATACGTGCGACGTAGCTGTTCAATTCTATGAAACAGTTCATTGTGGTGACATGATCTACTATCCTTGTTTCCTCGCTTATTTTTAATATCCGTGGAGATATatccaatatattttttatttcaattatacaaTCACGtgtcaattgttttttttttttgtgggaattgAAACTTTACATTGCAACACTTTTTTGAGATTGCCAAGAGGACACTGAGGAGCTTTATCATAACGAACATGGCGTTTAGACGGGCTGCCCCGAGGTAATCAGTACACTGTTTTAATGCCCACCTCAAGAAAGTGGACCAGACGGCTGTAAAGCGATGTCGGAATACCAATAGAAGAAATTGTGGAGATTCGTGGAAACTCAATGGTGCACAGAGACTCCAAAAACTCACCAGAGAGCTTCGGTCGGGGGACTCACACTGACAGGTGAGTTCCAGAACACCAAcagctttaaaatgtttctatCTCGTCAGCCTGttgtgttttaagttttttttatgagcGACAAGGCAAGagttttaatcttttatttttaacacgCCAAGGAAATTATTAGGGTACATCTGGATTCAAGAGCAGTATAAAAAAAGCAGCTGTTTCTTTCATAATTTATGTTAACAATCATCCggaaaaaatgagcaaaacagCTCGAGGCAGTGTTCGCTTTAGGCAGGTAACGGGTTAGGAGCTGTCCAATCAGCACCACGCACATTTCAATGTGCGGGCATGCTGGCGTACGATCCAGACGTCATTCGATTTGTGGGATTGAACAGGatgttcagatttttatttatttatttattctttgtgaAGACTCATAacactgaataatttaaaaaggcaaacTATATTACCTTTGCCTCATTTCCCACACGACCTTCCCACCCGTTTACGGTTTCCAATTCGTATAAAATCAGGTGAAACGACACTAAAACCATGCCTACCATTAATAAATCAGCTATATGTTCATATACACAACGGACATTCAGGCTACTTCTGATGGTAAGACAACTAATTTTGGGACAACATGGTTGTATAAATGACAACAGTTTATTTACATTACTGATAACTACATACAACGTTATGATATATAGGCCCATGCACCCAGATACTGGTCCAGCAATCACAGTGAAGCCGTTcctttgtatatttgtaaattaACTTTTCATGAACAGGCCTTCCTTCCATGAACAGTTACCATGACAACCACTGTTAATGCCTACCACCACATTTAGGTAACAGTTATTCAATCCACTTACGGGCACTAATGTTACAACAGCGTAAGAAAATGGCACCCGTTTGTAACTCTGCGTGGGAGCAGATTGCTGTCAGTTTCACAGTCAACCCCTGAACTACCCTCCTTCCAAGATGAGCAACGGAAAACgcttcattttcatcatttggCCATAGTGCAGAAAAAAAGCCCAGTGAAAACGAAAAGCTAATTATGCCGCCATATACTGTTAGTATGgggaatattttttgaaatatttgaaagacTCCCGTCCCGCCGCGCCCCGCGCCTCTCTGTGGGGGACATTACTCCAGCCGGGTCACCTCCGGTTCTGAGACGCCCAGGCGAAGGTTTCCCCCTCGCAGCGGACACCACCCTGGCCCTGTGGTGGAGTGACTCCACCTTTCTCAGAACACACAGAGGTGTGCCCATGCAGTAGTGGCAGACATCTTTCGCCCACTTCTCAAACTTCGTTACATGACCAGGAATTGAACATGAATTACAGCCTCGGATTCTGAGACTGCAGCTGTGGCCTGTTGGACCTGGCTGGCCTTAGGCACAGTCCCTTATTTCAATggaatatacaaaaaatatattaagaaTCAAATGTCAGACCATCAATGTGAACTATACGTTGGAATACAGTGATGCACTGTTGTGCAAAATCACTTAATTTGGATaacctagctagcaagctacgTCACATTTGGGTGATTGCTGGCAACCATGTTTTGCACTTCATGATTTTTATGGATTTAGTTGATCACTACGAACAGGAAAACGTGACAGAAactttaggaagaaataaaatggtgtAAGACTGTTCACATTGTTATCCatgttttgggggaaaaaggaGACCGTTACTGTGGATCGTGAACTTgagctgccatggcaaccatgaCTACAGAATCACTGCACAGCAGCGCGTTGATATCGTtcttctttgtttaaaaaaaaaaaaaaagctcccagAATCCACCCGGAAGGATAAAAGCGTTGGCTGTTATTAAACATGAGTAGAGGCTTTGATGGCTGTATGGAGGATGAAATGAGAGTGTGGATCGTCAGGGCTCCTGTCCCCAGTGACAAATCCACTCGAGCTTTGAAGTGCAcctgttagtgtgtgtgtgtgtatgtgcatatggtgtgtgcggtgtgtgtgtgggtgggtgggtgcatgTGGCCTGTGcggtgcgtgcgtttgtgtgtgtgtgtgcatgtggtgtgtgttgaatgtatgtggttggtgtgtgtgtgtggtgaatgtgtatgtggtgtgtgcagtgtgtatgtaatgtggtgtgtgtgtgtgtatgtaggtatCGGTTTCCCTATCCCTGTACTGGACATGCTTAAATACACTGTTCACAGTTGGTTCTCACGGGGCAGAAGAGGCAGAGGGGcatggggcggggcgggagtgggcagggggcggggccactgcCTGATATGTCATATGACATCAGAAGCCAGCGGGGTCACCCACGCGCACAAGGTCAGCGGGAAGCGCGTGTGGAGCGGGGCGCTGGAATGTGGACACggagagaggggtgtgggggggtgtcgTCTTTCACTCGTCCCCGTGCGCACGAGCGAGCTCCGGTTACGCCTTCACACCTCCGGGGGGCCGGGGTCAGATATTTGGGCCTGACACCCAGACCCGCCCCTTCCACCATGCGCCACAGTGCAGGACGTGTTCGGCCACGCTCAAGAGAGAGAGGCCTCCTCCTCAGGTTTCGCGAAGGCCGCGTTTGACGCGGCCTGCTCACGGGGGAACGCGATCGCCGCGGCAGCAGTAGCGGTAAACAATGCCTCGTTGCCGCGGATACGCTTGTTGTTGtgacagggagaggggaagtCCAGTGCAAGGTCAGAGACGTGGAGCAGGCGTTACACAAGGCGCGCTGACAGCCACCTGTTCGGCCGCGCGGCGAGCCCGCTAACCCGCTAACCCGCGTATCGCTTTACCGCTGGGactgacacaaacaaaaactccGGCACACCTTCCggcctttaaataaaaaaacctggcaGCTTCGGACAGCTCAGTAGAAGAGCCATCTTAACCCTCAATTGCACATGGACATGCCCTGTGATGATCCAACAGCTGGGTATTGAAACTGTGTGTGATAATTTTAGCACGGAGCATGCTGAGCTGGCTTTATTACACATCTCTGTGGCACCAGAGACttctcacacgcgcgcacgggggggtgggaggggttaatCTGTCAGAGCGAGGGCATATCCTAACGTTCCCAGAGACATCCGCTGCCACGTGGAATTCCTAAAACAGGAACGCAGTTAAGAATCATCTTTCCTCAGGTGTCAAGATTAAGGCAAATTGCTCATGCTGAGATTTTTCCCCTAAATCACCCGTTAGAAGGCCAGCACTTCAGACTGGCATGAGCGTTCAAGTGCCATGCCGGCCTGTGTCAGAGTCCACGCCGCATGCACGCCGACGAGCCGCAGCGTCTGCGCCTGCCCGTGAGTCCTGCGCCTGCCGCTGAGTCCTGCGCCCTGCCCGTCTGAGTCCTGCGCCCTGCCCGTCTGAGTCCTGCGCCCTGTCCGTCTGAGTCCTGCGCCCTGTCCGTCTGAGTCCTGCGCCCTGTCCGTCTGAGTCCTGCGCCCTGTCCGTCTGAGTCCTGCGCCCTGTCCGTCTGAGTCCTGCGCTCCCGCCCCGTTGTGGCGTGCGAGCCGGGCGCACGGCGGACTCTGATTATCCGCTGAGCGTGCTAATTAGGCGGATGAAGCGGGATTTCCGCTCGCTCCGGGCCCGGGTCCAACCGCCACAGGCTCCCGTCCGCGCCCAACGAGCCTCCGCCGCTCCACACCCGCCAATTACAGCACAGGGCCCTCCTCGAAAGGAAGTGAGCCCACTTCACAGGAAGTTAGCGTCACCTGAGCAACAAGCTACCCAACATCTCCAGTATGTATGGGCAAAGACATCGTTCCATTTTCGGCTTCTCTTTCCCTGAACTGTTAGGGGAAAACGTTTCCCGTTGAACGGACCAGACTGTAGGTAAAATCCAGCTTAGATCAACACTGCCGTTAAAAAAATGATACGAATGTTTCCATAACAAGAATTTAATGACTCTGTTCAGTCTCCACTTCAATACTGGACCAACATGCGGAATCTTGGGAGATATTCTAACACAAATGTTCAACAGAGATTTGTTGTTCACTCCCAAGTAGCTTCTTCAAGCACTGACCTAAAATCTGAGGTAACGATTAAGGAGACTGCTCTACTTTCTATAAATGTCaatttgatttcttttctttaaaggTTCTCTCCACACTGAAAATAACTCCTGACTAATTCATAACTCAAACAGAGTTGATTAAAACCCCATGTGACtaaactgtatataaaaattataCACAGAACCATACCTTCACTAAACTTCACCTCAATTATGCTAAAGTAGTAAACCTCCAGTCTGCTTCAACACACTCCTGCTTTCACATGGGTTGGGCAGCCCCCTTAAGCCATCTCACTTAGATCAGTTTTTTGGAAGCTTTAAA
The Anguilla rostrata isolate EN2019 chromosome 19, ASM1855537v3, whole genome shotgun sequence genome window above contains:
- the LOC135245847 gene encoding potassium voltage-gated channel subfamily A member 1 — encoded protein: MEIALVSFENGGAKGTGGSNNDACSNALNLPQAPFAQTGRGESYGNELNALGSLQRGSWKINDMNNTFSSSENAMDALLRADHSPHLFDEDMLDMDLDNESNERVLINIAGLRFETQLGTLNQFPDTLLGDPDKRIKYFDPLRNEYFFDRNRPSFDGILYFYQSGGKIRRPVNVSIDVFADEIRFYQLGEEAMERFREDEGFIKDEEKPLPENEFQKQVWLIFEYPESSSPARGIAIVSVLVITISIITFCMETLPEFRDERELPATSRLDNTTETRPSHTFSDPFFIIETTCVIWFTFELTVRFFACPSKSEFSKTLMNIIDIMAIMPYFITVGTELAEQQGQGNNSGQQAMSLAILRVIRLVRVFRIFKLSRHSKGLQILGQTLKASMRELGLLIFFLFIGVILFSSAVYFAEADEPESHFSSIPDAFWWAVVTMTTVGYGDMRPVTVGGKIVGSLCAIAGVLTIALPVPVIVSNFNYFYHRETDQDQSSLKEEPANENEGPGEELKRSRSKSSLKSTEDVEKNDGANTPVEKANIKANSNMDIKRSLYALCLDARETDL